From the genome of Rhodobacteraceae bacterium Araon29, one region includes:
- a CDS encoding helix-turn-helix domain-containing protein yields MNMISSEKVRHERLMRKITLKELAKTCGLSYSYISQVERGEASPSLSALDKIAEALGMTVWQLLRKDSDGNASSNSQGAPAQPSTGHLDALAAEHNNAGKAKRRTKLIKKDMRRSISLPRSNICYQMITPDLNSQMQILLVNADPRTSSGDVKFEHDGEACVFVLSGKLEAEIGNEKFVVEEGDSLYFSGEIPHSWDNIGDKELTFLVAVTPPAY; encoded by the coding sequence ATGAACATGATATCTAGTGAGAAAGTCCGACACGAAAGACTAATGAGGAAAATAACCCTCAAGGAATTAGCCAAAACCTGCGGCCTTTCCTATAGTTATATTAGTCAGGTCGAACGAGGCGAAGCCAGCCCTTCACTATCCGCTCTCGATAAAATTGCCGAAGCGTTGGGCATGACAGTTTGGCAATTATTGCGCAAAGATTCTGACGGTAATGCGTCATCAAATAGCCAAGGTGCTCCAGCGCAACCAAGTACAGGTCACCTTGATGCCCTGGCCGCTGAACACAATAATGCAGGCAAAGCGAAACGGCGAACTAAACTTATCAAAAAAGACATGCGACGGTCTATATCACTGCCGCGTTCCAACATCTGCTACCAGATGATCACGCCTGATCTCAATTCCCAGATGCAAATATTGCTTGTCAACGCGGACCCAAGAACAAGCTCTGGTGACGTCAAATTTGAGCATGATGGCGAAGCATGCGTGTTTGTGCTGAGCGGTAAATTAGAAGCCGAAATCGGTAACGAAAAGTTTGTAGTGGAGGAAGGTGACAGCCTCTATTTCTCCGGCGAAATACCTCACAGTTGGGACAATATCGGCGACAAAGAATTGACGTTTCTAGTGGCTGTGACACCGCCAGCATACTGA
- a CDS encoding branched-chain amino acid ABC transporter permease gives MLQRLTRQKQRTWKQSDLVIFTLLLAIGLVLPLFIDSRYSMSQLTLFLIWATVVSQWNIVMGFAGIFSLAQLVLFGFGGYTTAMLAKYFGINLFLGTFLGGVATIFVGVLIGAACLRLRGIYVALLTFAIAQAAFSLISSDISCFTGSGQTCKTLTGGQRGLSQFGDYGFRELLGRNYITGNYYVALGALTLATLVSIVVVRGPLGYAFRALRDNESVAVCAGINRFKYQLLVFGISAFVTGIAGGIYAAHFKVIGPSVLGFPLFAFLVSMMIVGGLGNLWGPILGAALLMYADEQLKDFTEYRNMGLGAIIVLFVVLLPDGLAGMVERGWQKYGPILKRTIGSNRGH, from the coding sequence ATGCTTCAACGTCTGACACGTCAAAAACAACGCACCTGGAAACAAAGCGATCTCGTAATATTCACTTTGCTTTTAGCGATAGGTTTGGTTTTACCGCTGTTTATCGACAGCCGATATTCCATGTCACAGCTTACGTTGTTCCTGATCTGGGCAACTGTGGTCAGCCAATGGAATATCGTCATGGGGTTTGCTGGAATCTTCTCGCTAGCCCAGCTCGTGCTGTTTGGGTTCGGCGGTTACACGACGGCAATGCTTGCAAAGTATTTTGGCATTAATCTTTTTCTTGGAACATTTCTTGGGGGCGTGGCGACCATATTTGTGGGAGTCCTTATTGGGGCTGCCTGTCTGCGATTGCGCGGGATATATGTTGCGCTACTGACATTCGCCATTGCACAGGCGGCGTTTTCACTAATCAGCTCTGACATCTCTTGTTTTACAGGGTCTGGTCAAACCTGTAAGACGCTGACAGGTGGTCAAAGGGGGCTTAGTCAGTTCGGCGATTATGGGTTCCGGGAATTATTGGGGCGAAACTACATTACTGGAAATTACTACGTTGCGCTTGGCGCCCTGACTTTGGCGACATTGGTGTCAATAGTTGTCGTTCGGGGCCCGCTTGGATACGCATTTCGCGCTCTACGCGACAATGAATCAGTGGCCGTCTGTGCCGGAATTAACCGCTTCAAATACCAGTTATTGGTATTTGGGATATCCGCATTTGTAACAGGAATTGCAGGTGGCATTTACGCTGCGCATTTTAAGGTAATTGGACCGTCGGTGCTAGGATTTCCACTATTCGCGTTCCTGGTCTCGATGATGATTGTAGGCGGTTTGGGAAATCTTTGGGGGCCCATTTTGGGTGCGGCATTGTTAATGTATGCAGACGAGCAGTTAAAGGATTTTACCGAGTATCGAAATATGGGACTAGGCGCAATTATCGTACTTTTCGTCGTGTTGCTACCAGATGGATTGGCGGGCATGGTTGAGCGTGGTTGGCAAAAATACGGACCTATATTGAAGCGAACGATAGGTTCAAACCGTGGACATTGA
- a CDS encoding branched-chain amino acid ABC transporter permease: METATVVILSGLTLGGMYALSAIGLSLIWGALGMLNMAHGALLALGGYICFAIITQLDIPSFLAIPLAMAVTGAIGFLVYICVIKHMFRHPSFETNIIIATIGLAILSENVILKFFGAYPFRQPLSFEGGFRIGEIYVPHQNLTILATSVVLVAAVGLILGKTRMGRAIRATAINKDAALLMGVPVGRVFAQVLIISGALAAISGVMLSSITTLSPTMGDAPMIKAFIIVALAGLGNVYGAFYVAVGLGLLEAYIQFTLGVRFAFPILLLLVIFALIWRPYGIFGKKPVTRV; the protein is encoded by the coding sequence ATGGAAACTGCTACAGTCGTTATCCTTAGCGGATTGACGCTCGGGGGCATGTACGCCTTAAGCGCAATCGGGCTTTCACTGATATGGGGCGCTTTAGGAATGCTTAACATGGCCCATGGTGCGTTGTTGGCGCTGGGTGGCTATATTTGTTTCGCAATTATCACACAGTTGGACATACCAAGCTTTCTTGCGATCCCTTTGGCAATGGCCGTAACAGGCGCGATCGGATTTTTGGTGTACATATGTGTTATCAAACACATGTTCCGCCATCCATCTTTTGAAACCAATATTATTATCGCAACTATCGGACTAGCGATTTTATCCGAGAACGTTATTTTGAAGTTTTTTGGCGCCTATCCTTTCAGGCAACCGCTGTCTTTTGAGGGTGGATTTCGAATTGGAGAAATCTACGTGCCACATCAAAACTTAACGATTTTGGCCACCTCCGTCGTGCTGGTCGCGGCAGTTGGGCTGATATTGGGCAAAACTCGAATGGGGCGTGCTATTCGCGCCACTGCCATAAACAAAGATGCCGCCTTATTGATGGGCGTACCAGTTGGGCGGGTATTTGCGCAAGTATTAATTATTTCTGGTGCTCTTGCCGCAATCTCGGGTGTCATGCTGAGTTCAATCACAACGCTGTCGCCGACAATGGGGGACGCCCCGATGATTAAGGCGTTCATTATCGTGGCCCTTGCTGGGCTTGGAAATGTTTACGGTGCGTTTTATGTGGCTGTCGGCCTAGGTTTATTGGAAGCCTATATTCAATTCACGCTGGGCGTTCGGTTTGCCTTCCCCATACTTTTACTACTTGTGATCTTTGCGCTCATTTGGCGCCCCTACGGAATATTTGGCAAAAAACCAGTAACCCGAGTTTAA
- a CDS encoding ATP-binding cassette domain-containing protein: protein MTDPIFEISNLTCGYGSQAIVKGVSLEIVSGSLVGLVGPNGHGKSTLLRAISGLIKIIEGTILLDGSIISGLSADKIVEKGIIHIPQGDMIFTELSVHENLLMGAYLPKAYSERLERLEFVSELFPILSARRNQIASGLSGGERRMLGVGRALMSTSRVLLIDEPSLGLAPIIIDQIYEVIHSLKESGRTILIVEENASRLMDLSDKICLLDDGHFVWEGDASDLMNNDVLMETYLGG from the coding sequence ATGACTGATCCAATATTTGAGATAAGCAATCTAACTTGTGGGTACGGCAGTCAGGCCATCGTCAAAGGTGTCTCGCTTGAAATCGTCTCGGGCTCGCTTGTTGGTTTGGTTGGGCCGAATGGTCACGGCAAATCTACACTGCTGCGCGCTATTTCTGGTCTTATCAAGATTATTGAAGGTACAATTTTGCTTGATGGATCGATAATAAGCGGCCTGTCGGCCGATAAAATTGTCGAGAAAGGCATTATTCATATACCGCAAGGGGACATGATATTTACAGAATTGAGCGTTCACGAAAATCTTTTGATGGGTGCATATCTTCCAAAGGCGTACTCCGAGCGGCTGGAACGGTTGGAATTTGTCTCCGAGCTATTTCCAATACTCAGTGCCAGACGCAATCAAATCGCTAGCGGCCTGTCGGGTGGAGAAAGGCGTATGTTAGGCGTTGGAAGAGCTTTGATGAGCACCAGCCGGGTATTGCTTATCGACGAGCCATCGTTGGGATTGGCACCAATTATTATCGACCAGATTTACGAAGTGATCCACAGCCTAAAAGAAAGTGGACGGACGATTTTGATCGTTGAGGAGAACGCAAGCAGGTTGATGGACCTATCAGACAAGATTTGCCTGTTGGATGATGGGCATTTCGTCTGGGAAGGCGACGCCAGCGATCTCATGAACAACGATGTACTGATGGAAACTTACCTTGGCGGATAA
- a CDS encoding ATP-binding cassette domain-containing protein, with protein sequence MRRDFLLKCQGVEKKFGALVAVNKLGFDVKVGQVLGIGGSNGAGKTVLFDAISGINPCSSGEITFNGTRIDAYQPDKICHLGISRTFQLNSGFDTLTVAENIRTSRYFGRSRRKVPSFRFDRDTNESVDEILEFVDLQDFADVQVKNLPIFQRKLLMIGSALATDPKLLLLDEPVGGLIPVEIEKIIALVDQISNTKQITIILIEHVMRFLMQLCDSVMILHRGKKLFEGLPNEILTNEKVVEIYLGESAARMLRRNEN encoded by the coding sequence ATGCGCCGCGATTTCCTTCTAAAATGCCAGGGCGTTGAAAAAAAGTTCGGCGCCTTGGTAGCTGTCAACAAGCTTGGTTTTGACGTGAAAGTTGGCCAAGTTTTGGGTATCGGCGGTTCAAACGGCGCAGGCAAGACCGTACTATTTGATGCCATTTCTGGCATTAACCCATGTTCATCAGGCGAAATCACTTTTAACGGAACACGGATTGATGCTTACCAGCCGGACAAAATTTGCCATCTCGGAATATCAAGAACATTTCAACTGAATTCTGGATTTGATACGCTAACTGTTGCTGAAAATATCAGGACCAGCAGGTACTTTGGCAGATCCCGAAGAAAGGTACCGAGCTTTCGTTTTGATCGCGATACAAATGAAAGTGTAGATGAAATTCTTGAATTTGTTGACCTTCAAGATTTTGCCGATGTTCAAGTCAAGAACTTGCCGATATTTCAAAGAAAATTGCTTATGATTGGATCGGCTTTGGCAACAGATCCCAAGTTGCTGCTGCTGGATGAACCAGTCGGTGGCCTGATCCCGGTCGAGATCGAAAAGATCATTGCGCTGGTCGACCAGATTTCGAATACAAAGCAAATCACCATAATCCTGATTGAACACGTCATGCGATTTCTGATGCAGCTTTGTGACTCTGTCATGATCCTACATCGCGGCAAGAAATTGTTTGAAGGGTTGCCAAACGAAATTTTGACCAATGAGAAAGTTGTGGAAATCTATCTTGGGGAAAGTGCTGCTAGGATGCTAAGGCGAAACGAAAATTGA
- a CDS encoding ABC transporter substrate-binding protein yields MTDKKTNSPTETTRRDFLGKAAASVTGVGALSAAGVLSATNAGAQASGEPIPLGAAVPLTGWAAADGIEYRRGLELAAEEVNALGGILGRPIEFHFEDTKVMGPDNVVPAVQRLIDRAGVHAIINGYNSSTATAEYDLIADDGIIYMHANTDVQHNHTIAANPRKYDTVFMVDPAEAWYGPGLITFLNGLVDSGKFAPENRKIALVLGSGSYGIVIGAGIKETAAEHGWEISMEESVAYGTSEWGPVISNIRKNPPGVIAFTHWVPQDLAQFMVQFAPNPTNSLVYMQYGPSIAAFREIAETASEGVIYSSVAQSLQDEMGLAFMERYRAKHGNEGTSPLNGAIPYDAVFIYAAAAAMAGGTGAPGEFDQNKKIAANIKRSIYRGVLGTTRFDQELQVAIPYPNATNDPSLGMPHQFAQIQDWKKDAAIIAPSPYETASYQTPPWMKS; encoded by the coding sequence ATGACCGACAAAAAAACTAATAGTCCGACGGAAACCACACGACGTGATTTTTTGGGCAAAGCCGCTGCAAGTGTCACTGGAGTCGGTGCACTTTCTGCGGCTGGCGTTCTTTCAGCCACTAATGCCGGTGCGCAAGCATCAGGTGAACCCATTCCACTGGGTGCGGCTGTGCCACTAACTGGCTGGGCTGCGGCAGACGGAATTGAGTATAGGCGTGGCCTAGAATTGGCGGCAGAAGAAGTGAATGCACTGGGTGGGATCTTGGGCCGGCCAATTGAATTTCACTTTGAAGACACTAAAGTTATGGGACCCGATAATGTTGTTCCTGCTGTCCAGCGCCTGATCGACCGCGCGGGTGTTCACGCCATTATCAATGGTTATAACAGCAGCACGGCAACTGCCGAGTACGACCTTATTGCCGATGACGGCATTATATATATGCATGCCAACACGGATGTTCAGCATAATCACACAATTGCTGCCAACCCAAGAAAATATGACACTGTGTTCATGGTCGATCCAGCCGAGGCCTGGTATGGTCCCGGATTGATTACATTTCTTAATGGATTGGTCGACTCCGGTAAATTTGCGCCTGAAAACAGGAAAATTGCTTTGGTGCTGGGCTCGGGCAGCTACGGTATCGTTATTGGCGCTGGAATCAAAGAAACAGCGGCTGAACACGGCTGGGAGATCAGCATGGAAGAATCCGTAGCCTACGGCACGTCAGAATGGGGCCCGGTAATTTCCAACATTCGCAAAAACCCACCGGGAGTAATTGCGTTCACACATTGGGTGCCTCAGGATCTTGCTCAGTTTATGGTTCAGTTTGCACCAAACCCAACGAACAGTTTAGTGTATATGCAATATGGGCCATCAATCGCAGCATTTCGTGAAATTGCCGAAACGGCTTCGGAAGGTGTCATCTATTCGTCGGTGGCGCAATCATTGCAAGATGAAATGGGATTGGCATTCATGGAACGATACCGCGCCAAACATGGCAACGAAGGAACCAGCCCATTAAATGGTGCAATCCCATACGACGCAGTGTTCATTTATGCGGCAGCCGCCGCAATGGCAGGTGGAACTGGCGCGCCGGGCGAGTTTGATCAAAACAAGAAAATTGCGGCAAACATAAAACGGTCAATCTACCGTGGTGTGCTTGGTACAACCAGATTTGACCAGGAATTGCAGGTTGCTATTCCCTATCCAAATGCAACAAATGACCCGTCACTTGGAATGCCGCATCAGTTTGCCCAAATCCAGGATTGGAAAAAGGACGCAGCCATTATTGCGCCATCACCGTACGAAACTGCTTCGTACCAAACTCCACCTTGGATGAAAAGTTAA
- a CDS encoding sulfatase-like hydrolase/transferase — protein sequence MEKPNILLITTDQQHFSTLGMVNEKIQTPNLDRLCRMGIRFDRGYCASPVCTPSRASILTGKLPSEHQAWTIGVQLPEKTRTVAELLSNDGYQTGLIGKAHFQPLADSPTEKSVEKHPNVRDLDFWRKFKGPWYGFDHIEITRNHADESMVGQHYGAWMEDKGLDNWRDFFQPAPGELSEFAIGASTGQKYWKRSQSSWPLQEEFHYTTWTGERSQSFIEKAVEEEQPFFLWASFHDPHPPYLVSEPWASMYDADDMEPGTVVDNEHDCNPPHFQKTQEETPDFGNWHSPFGTPGCHSHLHSRTEIKKEQAAYYGMVSFLDKEIGRILDCLEAHQQLKNTLIVFTSDHGHFLGQHGLIAKGPFHYEDLLRVPFIVSWPDKLPKNHVSTTLQTLLDLAPTFLEAAGNDVPNDMQGNSRLSEWTGESSKARKFVLCENRHNPVMPCAVTMIDRRYKITVYQEGEFGELFDLSEDPGEMRNLWNDPDYLELKNDLLHKFIQARLASELMKMPRVAHA from the coding sequence ATGGAAAAACCCAATATCCTCCTAATCACGACCGACCAACAACACTTTTCTACGCTGGGCATGGTAAATGAAAAGATTCAAACACCAAATTTAGATCGACTATGCCGGATGGGTATTCGATTTGATAGGGGCTACTGTGCAAGTCCTGTCTGCACCCCGTCGCGTGCGTCGATACTTACAGGAAAGTTGCCGTCAGAACACCAAGCTTGGACAATTGGGGTGCAGCTACCCGAGAAAACTCGAACTGTTGCAGAGTTACTAAGTAACGATGGCTACCAAACTGGATTGATTGGGAAGGCTCACTTTCAACCTTTGGCGGATAGCCCTACAGAGAAGTCTGTGGAGAAGCATCCGAATGTACGCGATTTGGATTTCTGGAGAAAATTTAAAGGGCCGTGGTACGGCTTTGACCACATTGAAATAACGCGAAATCACGCCGATGAATCAATGGTAGGTCAACACTATGGTGCGTGGATGGAAGACAAGGGGCTGGATAATTGGCGAGATTTCTTCCAACCAGCACCGGGTGAGTTGTCAGAGTTTGCGATTGGTGCAAGTACGGGCCAAAAGTACTGGAAACGATCGCAGTCAAGCTGGCCTTTGCAAGAGGAGTTCCACTATACAACTTGGACGGGCGAAAGATCGCAAAGCTTTATTGAGAAAGCAGTTGAAGAGGAACAGCCATTCTTTCTTTGGGCAAGTTTTCACGACCCTCACCCTCCCTATCTGGTATCAGAACCTTGGGCGTCAATGTACGACGCTGACGATATGGAACCCGGGACGGTGGTTGATAACGAACATGATTGCAATCCGCCTCATTTTCAAAAAACTCAGGAGGAAACCCCCGACTTTGGAAACTGGCATAGTCCTTTTGGGACCCCCGGTTGTCACTCCCATTTGCACAGCAGAACAGAGATAAAAAAAGAACAAGCAGCTTACTACGGAATGGTGAGCTTTTTGGACAAGGAGATCGGCCGGATACTCGATTGCCTTGAGGCTCATCAGCAGCTCAAAAACACTCTTATCGTGTTTACGTCAGATCACGGGCACTTCTTGGGTCAACATGGGTTAATCGCAAAAGGGCCGTTTCATTACGAAGACCTGTTGAGAGTACCGTTCATCGTCTCATGGCCAGACAAATTACCAAAGAATCATGTGAGCACAACTCTGCAGACACTTTTGGATCTGGCGCCAACTTTTCTTGAAGCAGCAGGTAATGATGTACCAAACGATATGCAGGGAAATTCGCGCCTATCCGAATGGACAGGAGAGAGCTCTAAAGCCAGAAAATTTGTCCTATGTGAAAACAGGCACAATCCAGTGATGCCATGTGCCGTGACGATGATCGATAGGCGATATAAGATTACTGTCTACCAAGAAGGTGAATTTGGCGAGCTTTTCGATTTATCTGAGGATCCAGGTGAGATGCGAAATTTGTGGAATGACCCAGACTATTTGGAACTCAAGAATGACCTTCTTCACAAATTTATTCAGGCTCGATTGGCCAGCGAGTTAATGAAGATGCCAAGGGTTGCGCATGCTTGA
- a CDS encoding SUMF1/EgtB/PvdO family nonheme iron enzyme, with translation MGSNSFYPDEAPKRDVFVDPFSISIGATTNSQFSDFVEDTGYVTTAEVPVELENFIADSKERYITGSLVFQKTSGPVDLRDFRNWWKFVPGANWRIPEGPGSTIMGRLDHPVVHVSLIDALAYATWAGQKLPTEREWEFAARDGADTEFPWGDELCPGEEIRANTWHGKFPYQNDRVKKGPLTMPSLSLAPSRYGLFNMIGNVWEWTTDKYRTALEEIPSCCSGERSESSDIYVVKGGSFLCEASYCQRYRPAARSPQEIRSSTNHLGFRCVKRT, from the coding sequence ATGGGTTCAAATAGTTTTTATCCGGATGAAGCCCCCAAACGGGACGTATTTGTTGATCCATTCAGCATCTCGATTGGCGCCACCACAAATTCGCAGTTCTCAGATTTCGTTGAAGATACTGGTTATGTGACGACTGCGGAAGTTCCGGTTGAGTTAGAGAATTTCATCGCAGATTCCAAGGAGCGCTACATCACAGGATCTCTCGTGTTCCAGAAGACAAGTGGGCCGGTTGACCTGCGGGATTTCAGAAATTGGTGGAAGTTTGTTCCTGGTGCGAACTGGCGTATTCCTGAGGGGCCAGGGTCAACAATTATGGGGCGCCTTGACCATCCGGTGGTACATGTCTCGCTTATTGACGCGTTGGCGTATGCAACATGGGCGGGACAAAAATTGCCAACGGAAAGGGAGTGGGAGTTTGCCGCTCGGGATGGAGCCGACACCGAATTTCCGTGGGGAGATGAGCTATGTCCTGGTGAGGAAATTCGAGCAAATACTTGGCATGGTAAATTTCCTTACCAGAATGACCGTGTAAAAAAGGGTCCGCTTACAATGCCATCTCTATCCCTCGCACCGAGTCGTTATGGATTGTTCAATATGATTGGAAACGTCTGGGAGTGGACCACTGACAAATACCGAACGGCGTTAGAAGAAATTCCTTCCTGTTGTTCTGGAGAACGGTCAGAAAGTTCTGACATATATGTTGTTAAGGGGGGGTCATTTCTTTGTGAAGCATCGTACTGCCAACGCTATCGACCTGCAGCCCGTTCTCCGCAAGAGATCAGGTCATCAACAAATCATTTAGGGTTCAGATGTGTCAAGCGGACATAA
- a CDS encoding ABC transporter permease subunit, translating into MKKNIDFFPYMLLVPALFVTLLVVAWPLAETVRLSLTDASLKPQENYIGFANYEKILSRRFPEVIGRTFLWMTLAVTLKLLIGLLGAMLLNAAVPGRTLFRILTMPPWIIPVAIGMFIWGWLYNGQFGMISGLIQSIGLSDGPIEFLATKNAAFLATVISDVWIGVPMVAVYLLASMKSISNEMYEAAWVDGAGRLYRIRRITVPLIMKPLITIGILSAIWTFNAFDAIWILTEGGPRNGTTTMIIDTYKTAINRFRYGEGAARAVLIVMIMMGFSTAYYLVLRKLGNRN; encoded by the coding sequence ATGAAAAAAAATATCGATTTCTTTCCTTATATGCTCCTTGTCCCGGCGCTCTTTGTCACGTTGTTGGTTGTTGCTTGGCCGCTTGCAGAGACGGTTCGTCTTTCACTTACAGACGCATCGTTGAAGCCCCAGGAAAACTATATCGGCTTTGCAAATTACGAGAAAATTCTGTCTCGTCGGTTTCCTGAAGTCATTGGCCGAACCTTCTTGTGGATGACTTTGGCCGTAACACTCAAGCTCTTAATCGGGCTGCTTGGGGCAATGCTGCTCAACGCGGCTGTGCCAGGTAGAACGCTGTTCCGTATTCTCACGATGCCACCGTGGATCATTCCAGTTGCGATTGGGATGTTCATCTGGGGTTGGTTATACAACGGTCAATTTGGCATGATTTCTGGGCTTATCCAAAGTATTGGTCTTTCAGACGGGCCAATTGAGTTCCTGGCAACCAAAAACGCAGCCTTTCTGGCCACGGTGATCTCGGACGTCTGGATTGGCGTTCCCATGGTTGCAGTTTATTTGCTGGCATCGATGAAGTCGATTTCTAACGAAATGTATGAGGCTGCATGGGTGGATGGTGCCGGGCGACTGTATAGAATCCGCCGGATTACGGTACCTCTTATCATGAAGCCGTTGATTACGATTGGCATCCTATCGGCAATCTGGACGTTCAACGCTTTCGACGCGATCTGGATCCTGACCGAGGGCGGGCCCCGGAACGGCACGACAACCATGATCATCGATACCTATAAGACAGCAATTAATCGGTTCCGTTACGGAGAAGGTGCCGCGCGAGCAGTCTTGATCGTCATGATCATGATGGGCTTTTCAACAGCTTACTACCTGGTTCTTCGTAAGCTTGGAAATCGGAATTGA
- a CDS encoding ABC transporter permease subunit, producing MINRYKWWEYIAIYTGIALFLSFTLAPFVEAFVVSLRPLDSIFSIPYRFLSEGMSFKAYFSMWESVPLLGLYILNSFFIASSVTLLSLVAVIPAAYAFARFEFKGDNIMLGAFLAINMVSGAVLIIPLYRVMMQLGVLNTYLAMIVPGTAFVIPTGIWLLRSYLMKIPQELEQAAWVDGAGRLYTLRRVIIPIAMPGIIVVSITTFITAYAQQFLFAVTFNNKNELNPLPTGLYQFFGRTEVVWNELMAASLIGILPVMILYLVLQRYIIAGLTAGAIKQ from the coding sequence ATGATTAATAGATATAAATGGTGGGAATACATCGCGATCTACACCGGTATCGCGCTCTTCCTGAGCTTCACTCTGGCACCCTTCGTCGAGGCCTTTGTTGTATCGCTGCGCCCTTTGGATAGCATCTTTTCGATCCCATATCGCTTCCTTTCTGAGGGCATGTCATTCAAAGCTTACTTCAGCATGTGGGAGAGTGTGCCTCTGCTTGGACTGTACATTCTGAACTCATTCTTCATCGCAAGCTCTGTGACTTTGCTCAGTTTGGTTGCGGTTATTCCGGCAGCCTATGCGTTCGCGCGCTTTGAGTTCAAGGGTGACAACATCATGCTAGGTGCTTTTCTTGCCATCAATATGGTGTCGGGAGCGGTTTTGATTATTCCGCTTTATCGCGTGATGATGCAGCTTGGCGTTCTGAACACCTATCTGGCTATGATCGTCCCTGGCACGGCCTTTGTTATACCAACTGGTATTTGGCTACTCCGCTCTTACCTGATGAAGATTCCTCAAGAGCTGGAACAAGCCGCTTGGGTGGATGGTGCGGGTCGTCTTTATACTTTGCGGCGTGTGATCATACCGATCGCTATGCCGGGCATCATCGTCGTGTCGATCACCACTTTTATTACGGCCTATGCGCAGCAGTTCCTGTTCGCAGTGACATTCAACAACAAAAACGAACTGAACCCGCTTCCAACAGGTCTTTATCAGTTCTTCGGACGCACAGAAGTGGTCTGGAACGAGCTAATGGCCGCCTCGCTCATAGGCATCCTGCCGGTCATGATCCTCTACCTCGTGCTTCAGCGATACATCATTGCAGGGCTGACGGCCGGTGCGATCAAACAATAG